The genomic region TCTGGGGTTACATGATGACGATGGGGCTTGGCTATATGGAGTACTTCCAACTGGCGGAAGATCTGAATGCCGCTCCGGTTCCAGTCATGGCTTGCGGTGTGTTATGTCAGGCAAGATCGGATTACGCTCACCCTGCGGGTGGCGCTTTAAGGGAGTATTATATCCGGAATTTTACAGACCTGATCGACTTTGCGCTCAGTACAGACTTTGAACACAACGAATGGGCAGCGGTACGAAGCCAGATGGGACATCCTGAACCGTTTGATCTTCGTTATCTGGGCGTAGGCAATGAGAACTGGGGCACTGAATTTTTTGCCAACTTCGAAGTATTCAAACGTTCGATAGATGACTACATGAAACGGAACTATCCTGATCATGAACTGCACATTATCTCGACGGTTGGTGCTCAGGCGGATGATGATGCGTACCAGGAAGGATGGAAATTCCTCAGCGGGAATCTGACCGGATCAGCTCAGGTTGCTTTTGCAGATGGCACAGAGGTGATTGAGGAGACGGTAACCTGGTATGAGAATCAGGACAATTACATGGATACTATTGCGGATGAGCACTACTATCGATCCAATGAATATTTGCTGAACAACGCGGATCGGTACAATTACTATGATCGGGCTTATCATGAAGACGGAAGTATTGATTGGAAAGAAACATCCAAAGTATTTGTGGGAGAGTATGCTTCCACGGACAAAAATACGCTGGCAGGTGCGGTTGCGGAAGCTGCGATCATGACCGGATTTGAAAATAATGCGGACGTTGTTCGCCTGGCTGCGTATGCGCCATTGTTCAATAAAGTATTGACGGATGGTACCTACCGCTGGACGCCGGACTGCATCTGGTTTGATGATGAAACGGTGTGGTATACACCGAATTATTATGTACAGCAGCTTTTTGCAAAACATGTAGGAGATCAGGTGCTTGAGACTTCATTCTCCACCTATAGCAAAGGCAAATCGTTGAATCTCATTCCGCGTGGCGGTATCGAAATTGCAACAGGTCATGCAGACATCGTAGTGAAACGAGTCACGGTGACGTCCAATGTGGATGGCAGTATGATGTTTGATGAAGATTTCAGGGAACGTACAGAGCCTAGTGAGGCATGGAGACAGATTCCTGGATCGGAAGGATACACGTTAATCGCAGGGAATGGGATCATTTTGAAGGCACAATCAAGTGGATTGAATGGATTGTACCTGCTGAATGACGAATGGAGCAACTACAAAGTGAGCGTTGAGGCTGAACGAATCTCGGGTGAGGATGGTTTTTACATCGGTGTGGGACTGATGGATATCACGCCCGAGAATAAGGATGTCATTGAGTACGCAATCAGCTACGGTGGAAATGCCACGGGAGTGAAGGTGTACAAACAAGGGATCGAAGGTTACATCTTGGGAGATTATTCATCCAGTTCGGCAGCAGGTAACCTGAGAGCGGCCAACTATGAACCACTGGAGAATGGGACCGATTATACGATCACGGTTAACTATGGTGGGGACACAGGAAAGAATCTGATCTGCTCCTATACAGACGGTCGCAATACCAGCAAGATTCTGGATTACAAGCTGGAAGCTTACAACCGTGAAGTATTCCACTCTGTGACAAAAGACGCAGGGCATGTATATGTTAAACTGGTCAATGCAGATGGTGTGGATAAATCAACCCGGATTTGCCTTCAGGATCTGAAGGTTGATGCTTCAGCCAGACTGATCACGCTTACTGGAGAAGATCATTTGGTGCATATGCCAAATGTGAATCAGAAGAATGATGAGAAAGTGATTCCCCAAGAACAGGAGATCACACTGTCCGATACATCGGTGGTGGTTAATTTAGCTGCTCATTCAGTGAATGTATTAGTTTTGGATATTCTGATTTAAATCTATAGCGTGAACAAGAGACCGCGGATATCGCGGTTTTTTGGCGTTCCAGGGGAGTGAGTCAACAAAAGATACCCAAAGTAAATAGCCCACACTATTGCGGTGATCTGGCTGCTCCTATAATAAACGTTGAAGGAGGAGTCAGCTTATGCGTTCCAACTACAAACAATTTATCCGAAACGTTCCGCTTCATCTCATGATTCTGCCTGGACTGCTCATTATTATTGTATTCGGTTACATTCCGATGGCGGGACTTTCTATTGCCTTTCAGAATTTCTCTCCCATTGCCGGATTCAAAAATATGAATTGGGTGGGTTTGGACAATTTCAGGTACCTGTTCGATCTACCGGGATTCTCGCAGGTTGTATGGAATACGGTATTTATATCGACGATGAAAATTGTTTCCGGCTTGGTAATTCCGGTACTTGTAGCCTTATTGCTCAATGAGGTTCGCAAGACAGGTTTTAAACGAACGATTCAGACCGTAATCTATATGCCTCACTTTTTCTCATGGGTTATTCTGGCGGGAATCATCGTGGATGTGTTATCTCCAAGCACCGGGATCGTTAATATGTTGTTGAAAGCTGTGGGGATTGACCCGATTCAATTTCTGGCCAGTAATGAGTGGTTCCCTTACATACTTGTTATTACAGATCAATGGAAAGAATTCGGATTTGGTACGATTATCTATCTCGCTGCCCTAACTAATATTGATAAGTCTCTGTATGAGGCCTCTGTTATGGATGGTGCAGGAAGATGGAAACAGACATGGCATATTACACTGCCAGGCATTCGCCCGATCGTAATTTTGATGGTAACGCTTAGTCTGGGTAACGTACTCAACGGCGGCTTTGACCAAGTGTTCAACCTCTATAATCCATTGGTATATGAATCAGGAGATATTCTGGATACGATGATCTACCGAATCGGCTTGCAGGATGCACAGTATTCTGTATCGACAGCGTTGGGTCTAATCAAATCTGTCGTTTCCTTCATTTTTATCGGACTTGGTTATTTCTTGGCCTATCGGTTTGCGAATTATCGGATATTCTAGAAAGGAGGCAGAATCATGCACCACGCTTCAAGAGCCTATCGGTGGTTCCTAGGGTTTAACTACGTCATCCTGACGATTCTTGCCTTGTTATGCCTGTTCCCGATTGTGAATATATTAGCGATTTCCTTTAGTTCGAGTGATGCGGTCAAAGCGGGGAGTGTCACATTCTGGCCTGTGGATTTTACATTGTCCTCCTATCAATACATTCTGGAAAATCAGCAGTTCCTGAACTCTTTCGGCACGAGCCTTCTTCGTGTAGTTCTGGGGGTTACGACCAATCTGATCTTTACGATTCTGGTAGCTTATCCGCTCTCCAAAGAGGCTGCGAAATTCCGTTCAAGAACGTTCTATGCCTGGCTTTTTGTATTCACCATGCTGTTCAGTGGAGGATTGATCCCGGGTTATCTGGTGGTTAAGGAAGCGGGGCTGTTGGATTCCATCTGGGCTCTGATTCTGCCGGGTGCCGTTCCGATCTTTAATGTGCTCCTTATGCTCAACTTCTTCAGAGGTTTGCCGAAGGAGCTTGAAGAAGCCTCCTGGATGGATGGGGCAGGACATTTTCGCACACTATGGAGCATTTATCTTCCGATCTCTCTACCAAGTATCGCAACCATTACGTTGTTCGCCATGGTAGGACACTGGAACGCCTGGTTCGATGGCATGATCTACATGAAGAGTCCAGAAGGCTATCCGCTCGCTACGTATCTTCAGTCCATGTTACAGCAGGTGACGATGATCCAGAGCGAGATGATGACGCTGGAGGATGCGACGCTCTTAAGTCAGGTATCGGATAGAACGACTCAAGCTTCCCAGATCTTTTTGTCCGTTATTCCGATCCTGCTCGTGTATCCGTTCCTGCAGCGGTATTTCGTCCATGGGCTTGTTGTCGGCAGTGTAAAGGGATAAGATCGATAGGAGGAAAAACCGTTGGGAGGAAGGAGCCGATTTCTGGCTCCTTTTTTGCAATTTAAGAGAGTGAGGAGAGGAGGAGGGAAATATTGCGATTCATCCGGGGGAGATGGAGGGAGTCATCCATTGTTGTCAAACTGATGATTGCTTTTGTACTGGTCATTCTACCCTTGTATGGGATAAGCATTATGATTACGCAAGTCAGCTCCAAACAAATGCAGACGGAGGTGGAGAAGGCGCATGAATCCAAATTGTACTTCTACCATAATCATCTGCAATTCGAATTGGAGCGAATGAGTGCGCTGGTGACCGAATTTTCATTTGATGAACCCATGTCCACGCTAAGTACACGAGCCGCGATTATGAGCAGGTATGAAGTTACGTCCAGTCTGAACAATATCCACAACAAGCTGAGTCAGATCATGGTAACGAGTCCTTACATTAGTGATGTCGTGTATTACGTTCCCGCTCTGCATAAACGGGTCAGTGCGGCGGACGGAATTCGGGACGTGGAGGATACCGAGTGGAAGAATCTGCTCGCCACGATGGGCAATCTGAATGGCGAATTATCGCATTCCAATAAAGATCTCTATTTCCTGAAAAGTAATCCATATAACATGAACCATGAGGAACCGCCCAATTTCATATTAGGAATACGCTTGTCTGCTGAAGAATTGAAACACCGATTGCAACAGCTGTCGGAAACGGGTGAAAGTGAGATTACACTGAGTTTCGGTGAACAGCAGCATGTGGTGATCTCTTCATCTGAGCAGTCTGCACCTGTAAAACCGATTCGAACTGTTTCGCCTGAACCGTCCGAGTCCATGCAAGTTACGAAGTTTCAATCTGATCCATATCTCTATTATTCATTACATGATAAGGATCACTCGTTCACGCTGACAGCCACTATTCCACAAGATGTGCTTAGGGCACCACTGGAACAATACAAATTGTGGTTATGGATGGTGACCTTTATGTCGATTGTCATCATTATCATCTTCTCGTTTTCAATTTACAGATCGATTCATCAACCTTTATCGGTACTTATTCGAGGATTCAGAATGGCAGAGCAGGGCCAGACAAGCGTACATATTCCTTCATCCAGAAGGGATGAATTCGGCTATTTGTACTCTCGATTCAACCATATGATAGAGCGCTTACATATTTTGATCGATGAGAATTATGTTGCACGGATTCGAACAAGTGAGGCAGAACTCAAACATCTGCAATCCCAGATTCAACCTCACTTTTTATACAACAGTCTGTTCAGCATCAAGCAAATGGCGGAAGTGGAGAATGTGGAGCTCATTCAGGAATTCACCGACTATCTGGGTCAATATTTCAGATACATGTCCCGGGATTCCCATAGCGAAGTATCGTTAGGGGCTGAGATTGACCATGCGCTGGTCTATGCATCGATTCAGAAAATTCGGTTTGGTTCCAGGATTCAATTGGAATTGGAGGATCTGGATGCGAGGTACAGAATGATTTCGATTCCCAGAGTCATCATCCAGCCAATCGTAGAAAATGTGTTCGAGCATGCACTTGCGAAGCGTAGTCAGGGAGGTACTCTACAGCTTTCATACCAACAAGTCCAGGGATACCTGTCCATTCGTATTGAGGATGATGGGGATCAATTAACAGATGAAACCTTGAATTACCTGCAATCTGCCTTCGAGGAAACAGAGCGGAAACATGGAAACGAAGAGATAACCGGACTCATGAATGTGAATCAGCGCTTAAGAATCAAATTCGGGGCCGCCTATGGTCTTACAGCGCAGCGAAGTGAGCTGGGTGGGTTGTGCATTCTAGTGAAAATTCCATGGAAAGGGGAGTAGCGTTATGCAGCGGATGCTTATTGTAGATGATGAACCCGTTATTTTGGATGGACTATACGCTTTCTTTCAAAAGGCGAACTTTCAAGACATGGAGATTATTAAAGCGTACTCTGCCTTTGAAGCCATCGATTGGCTGAACTCGGTCAAGATTGATATTGTACTCAGCGACATCTGTATGCCTGGTATGGATGGTATGCAATTGATCGAGCAGATTATGGATCGGTGGCCACGATGCAAGGTTCTGTTGCTGACTGGTCATAACGAATTCGATTATGCACACCAAGCCATTCGTAACCCTTGCGTTGTGGATTACCTGTTAAAGACAGAGGGAATGAGTCACATTCGAGCTGCGGTAGAACGGGCGTTAACACAGATATCGGAAGAGAATGATTTTCGCTACCAAGCTGCATGGTTTCGTAGTAAATTGCCGCGAGCGTTGCCCCAGTTACAGCGTCAACTGTTACTGGATGTGCTTAAGCGAACGGATAGACATGATATCGCTTCACTTCAGGAAGAACTGGATGCTGTACAGCTGCCTTTTGAATCCGATCAACTCGTTATTCCTGTGATTATACGGGTAGAGGAGTGGAATAACTATCAGTCTCAGGCGGATCGTAGTCTCATCCGCTATGCGGTTGCCAATGTTGCGGAGGAGCTGCTGCAAGACAAGGCTAAGGTGAAGGCGATTGATCTGGACGCTCAGGTCATCGCGTGTTTTATTCAACCGCAGGAAGAGCTTCATTCACACATGTCTACTACACAAGTGGGACGAGGGAGTCAGCTGGACAGCTGGAATCAGAGCCTTCGTTTTGTCTATGGCACACTGGAGTCCGTGCAGCAATCCTGTGCGGACTGTCTGAACCTGTCTGTATCCATCATGGTCAGCGAGCAGGCGGTAGAGTGGATCAGGGTTAATCAGGCTATTGCGCAACTACGTCTGTCGGTTCATGAGAGTCCGGGGCTAGGGATGGAGAAGCTGCTGCGTGTCAATATCCAGGACGAATTGCCTTACACGCCTAGCATTATGAATCAACAGGGTGTGGTCGTACTGCATTTGGATCAGATCAAACAGCGAATAACCTCCGGTGACTCAGAATGGATAGAGTCTTTCCACAAATGGACCGAGGCTGCGAAGGAAGGGCTTCAAGATCCGTTCTTCCGCATGAAAACGTATACGGGTGCAGCGAGTGTACTCATTGAAGCTATGCACGAATTGGGGTTGTATGAGTCGGCAATGGAAGAAATATCGCTTTCCCGAATGCTGCATTTTGACATCCATACCGCATGGTCCGATCTGGTCATCTTTTATCAATCTGCATACGAATGGATGATCTCCAAACGAAGTGATGCCCGCCTGAATGACCAGTCACAGATTCTGATTACGATCCATCATTATATCAAGCACCATCTGGAGGATGACCTCTCACTCACACGGATCGCACAGGAAGTCTCTCTTAACCCTTCTTATCTGTCGCGTTGGTACAAACGGATTACAGGCAAAGGCATATCCGACTACATCCATGACCGCAGAGTAGAGCGAAGTAAAGAGTTGCTTCTGGGTTCTTCCTGCAAAATGCATGAAATATCGGCAAAGGTTGGATTTAGCGATCAGCATTATTTTTATCGTTTCTTCAAAAAAGCAACGGGCTGTACCCCTCAAGAGTATCGGGATCAGAAAAGTTAGATCATGTCTCAAATGGTAAATCAAAGATACTAGATGTCAACGGGATACACTCGAAGTGATAGCGCTTTCTTTATAAAATAAAAATATACCTCACGGGAGGAGAAAAAAGGGGGATTCGCATGAATATATCATTCAAGAAGTTCTCATTATTAACGTTAACCATGGTGCTGGCCACCACGCTTGCAGCCTGTTCGTCTGGTGCGGGAAGTGCCGAGAATGAAGCTGAGCCGAACACACAGCAGGATGCAGGAGGACCACTTACGAAATATGACCCACCCATTAAATTGACTTCCACCATGAATGAAACGGGGAAAGAATCGCTCGCCCAAGGAGATACACACGCCAATAACATCTGGACTAGAGGGTACAAGGATGAACTTGGTATTGATGTAACGTACGAATGGATTGTTCCGGATGCCAATTATAACGATAAGATGAATGTCACGCTCGCGAGTGGTGATCTGCCGGATGTACTGAAAGTGAGCGCTGTTCAATTCGAACAACTTCATGAAGCGGGAATGCTGGAAGATCTGACCGAAGTATATGACAAGTATGCATCCGAACTGGTGAAGGAGTTCATGTCCGCTGAAGATGGAGCAGGTTTGAAACCGGTAACGAAGGATGGCAAAATATACGCCATGGTGAGCTTCCCAGGCTCGCTGGATTCCTCGGATATGATCTGGATTCGTCAGGACTGGCTGAAAAAGGTCAGTCTTGAAGCGCCCAAGTCCATGCAGGATGTCATCCAGATTGCAGAAGCCTTTACCTTCGAAGATCCAGACGGAAATGGCAAAGACGATACGTATGGCATTGCCTTGAACAAGGATTTGCCTATCAATGCGTTCTTGCTTGGCTATCATGGTTATCTCGAAACCTGGATTAAGGATGCTTCAGGTCAAGTCGTGAACGGAACGATCCAACCGGAAGTGAAAGAAGGATTGCGTGAGCTTCAGACTCTCTATCAGAAGGGGGTACTTGATCCCGAATTTGGCGTGAAGGATTTTGCTAAAATGATGGAGGATGTGAATGCAGGCAAGTCAGGCATGTTCTTCCTGCCACAATGGGCACCTTTTCAGGTTAGCAGCATGATTAAGAAAGACCAGAACATCGACTGGATGGCTTACCCGGTTCAATCGATTGATGATCAGCCAGCCAAAACACAGAATCATCTTAGTCTGGGCGGTATATTTGCCGTTCGCAAAGGCTACGAGCATCCAGAAGCGTTAGTTAAGCTGCTCAATTTCCAGGCTGAAAAAATGTTTGGTGAGTCTGCCAAGGAAGAACGGGCTGCTTATTTGAACGGACTGACGGGTCTTGGTTTTCATAATGCGACGGTCTCCAATCTGCCAGCCAACAAAAATGTGAAAGCACAGGATGAAGTAGAGCAGGCGCTCAAGACAGGAGATACGTCCGGACTGGAACTCGAAGCGAAGCTGTTCTATGACGATATTATGGATTATCGGAATGGAAATCTCGACAAGTGGCACATGGAGCGCATCTTTGGTCCAGAGAGTTCACAAGGTGTTATTAAATACTATCGGGATAATGACTTGATTGTCATGAATGAATTCATCTACGCACCAACGAGAACAATGAATACGAAGCAAGCTACACTGGATAAACTGAGAGCCGAGACGTTTCTGAAAATCATCTATGGTAACTTGTCGATAGACGAGTTCGATAACTTCGTTGCCAATTGGAAGAAACTTGGTGGAGATCAGATCACACAGGAAGTGAATGATACCATCGCTGCTAACTAATAGAATGATTGGATTCATATCATCCAAGAACGAAAAATGAGAAAATGGTGCTCTCCCCAAAGGGAGGCACCATTTTTATGCTTTTTGATCATTTGCGTTTCAATAACAGAATGCCACTGATTTCTGACGTTTTGTAGCGGTATACCACTTTGAATCCAATATCATTGTCCAGCAAGCAGTTCAGTGCATTGATCAGGCGTGCACCGGGAACCAATGTAAATGTACATGGAGACGTATTACCAATCACACGCACACTTTGGATTCTGCGCGCAGAACCGGGAACGAGCGGATTTCTAGACCAATAGATTAATACCAGATCCGGCTGTGGAACAGCATTGACACGAGCCATCTAATCATCTCTTTTCTATTAAAGGTTCTTAATAGTAGATGATAAGGTGAGGAAAAGGTGTTAGACGGAAGACATGCTATTTAATAAACAGACGGATACAACGATGAACTCCATGATGAGATACAGTTTTCCCAGTTCGTCGATGGTTGCTTATTTATTCGTAGAATGCTGTTTCGATGGCAACTTACCACCGGGAGTTCCCTTGCCGTTGATTTTATAGGTCAGGGAGGACATACTGGACATGGAAAGTGTAGCCGTCTAAACTAGATAGACCAGACACAATAAGAAGGGATGCGCCGATCCACACATGTTGCAGAAATTCGGGTTTACACAATATGAAAGTCAGGTATATGAGGCTATATTTGCGCAGGATGAACCACTTGATGCCACATCCATTGTTAATCACTCCAACGTTCCCAAAGCCAAGATCTATGAAGTGCTCAACCGGCTGATCGACAAGGGAACGGTGCTGACAACGATGGATGGGAAGAAAAAACTATATATGGCAGTGGATCTTCAGTCCATTATTCATAAGATCAAGGCTGATTTTGAGAAAGATATTGAGGAATTGAAGAGTTACAAAATCAAACGTACCTTCACGGACGAGCATATCTGGACGTTGAAGGATGAGTCATCCATTGCTTCGAATATTGAACAGCTTATCGAGGAAGCAGACTCATCCATTCTTTTTCTGGCCTGGAATGAGCGAATGGAGAAATATCGTGAACTGCTGGAGCAGAAGGAACAACAGGGAGTATATGTTGAAGTGCTTGCTGTTGGGGGTATGGAGACATCCTTAACCCGGAAATACTCGTTGATTCCATTACTTGATGCGCCGGAACCTTCACAGCTGCTCATTGTAGATCATGCCTATTTGTTGTTTGCTGGTGTGGAACACGATTCATGGAGAGCCATCAAAACGATGTCCAAACCGATTGTCAAAGCCATGACCGATTATTTCTATCATGATGTTGCGCTTACTCAAATTACGAAAAAATACGGTGATCAATTGTTACAAGATGCTGAAATCGAGCGACTGTTAACCAGGTTGATCTATTAAAACTATTCTCTCGGAGGATAGTTTTTTTGTTATATCTACGTATGAAAACGATCATGAAAATAACTATTGAAACTTTCAGTTTTATAGGTTACTATCGTAGTTGTAACTTTTGAGGAGGATTCAACATGAATAAGAAAGTATACGTGCTTGCTATTGCAGCATTTGTGGTCGGAACCGTTGAATTGATTTTGGGCGGCATTCTGGACCTAATTGCTACAGATCTTCATCTTTCACTGGCGAAAGCCGGGTATTTAATTTCTATTTTCTCACTGGTCTATGCATTGTCTGCACCGATCTTATTAAATATGACGGCCAGATTTGAACGTAAAAAAGTATATATGTGTACGTTGTTTGTATTTCTGATCAGTAATCTAATCTCTGCATTCAGTACCAGTTTTTATATGCTGATGGCGGGTAGAGCACTCGGAGCCGCAACGGGTTCACTTATATTTGTACTCTCCCTGACACTTGCAGCGCGCATTGTGGAACCACAGTATAAAGGACGCGCCGTGGGGATCATAACCATGGGAGGCAGCGCATCACTTATCCTTGGTGTACCACTTGGTATCTTTGTAGGCAACATGGCAGGCTGGCGTGAGGTGTTTATATTGATTGCTGTTCTGACCGCAGTGGTTATGGTAGCGATCTGGATTGCAATGGACCGTGTGCAGCCGATTCCTGCTGTATCCCTGAAGAAACAGCTTACGGCGCTGTGGAATCCGAAAATGTTGGCAATCCATGCTACGACTTTGCTGGTACTCGCCGGTCACTTGACTTTATATGCGTATTTCACGCCATTTCTGCAAGAAACGCTGGGAGCCAGCGCGACGATGGTTACCTTTATCTATATGATGTTTGGTATCGCCGCTGTGGCAGGGGGAGGCATCGGAGGCATGTTATCTGATCGTCTGCATCCTGCTAAAGCGATTGTCATTGTGCTGATTCCCTTTATCGTGAGTATGGCTGTCATTCCGTTCAGCGTAGGATTGCCTTTGATCGCCTTCTTGCTGCTGTTAAGCATCTGGAGTGCACTGAGCTGGACCGTTACGCCCGTTCAGAATAGTCTCATTATCAAAACTTCACCGGAGACAGCAGAAACGCTAATCAGCACTAATTCAGGTATTGCACATGCAGGTATTGCACTGGGGACCTATATCGGTGGTATAGTTATCGATCATTCATCGATTCTGAACACCGGATGGGTTGGTTCTGTTCTGATTTTGCTTGGTTTGGTGTCTGCCATCTATGCCATTAGCGTTAAGGAAAAAACCGTTCAGGCGGTTGCTTAGAATAAAATACGTAAGCATAGTCTAACCCGCTACATTCCCATAGTTTATGGGAATGTAGCGTTTTTTTATTTTATCGATGGAAAAGATCGTTCTTCCATGAAAGCAACAAATTAGTGTCTTTTGTTTACCTGACTAAGGCGATTACTGATGCACTTTGGGGCTTTCATATCGGAATAAAATATTCTTTAATCAACGTCCTTGGCTGTCGCAAAATATCGTGAACTAATTAACCTGTATTTTCGTTTTAGGATTAGAAGGCAGAAAAATACAGCAAATTAACTACGTTTATCGTACAATAATATTTGCTACATAAAATATACGAACTAGGAGAGTGTACTTTGAAAAAGAAATTTTATTTAATACTTGTCCTTATCTGCTCAGTATTTATCTTAGGAGGATGTAATGACATCGATTTAACCAAAGAAAAAGATATAATACTTAAATTAATTGAATCTGATCAATGGTCTGAAGCCAAAATGAATTTAGAAAAAGAGGAGTTTAAAAGCATAGAGGACTATCAGGCGTTATATTCTTATGTTGATGCAAGAAATGACTACATTAATAATGAAAATGGAAACATATCATATGAACCAATTATATCAAAATTAAGAAGTATAGATTTAGATACATACAATGGCGTTTTGAAAGCAGAGATCGAGGGTTTTAAAGATGAGTTAATAGAGGAGAGAGATAAGTTTTATAAGGATTTTTATGCTAAACAAAGTAAAGAAGAAAAAGAGAGTAGAGAAGAAACAATAAAAACACATAAACAAGAAGATAAAATAGTTGCTAAAGAAATCAAAAAAAAAGTGTCTAACCTTATAAAAAATAGAGATTATGAAAGTGTACTAGATCTGATTATTCTTCATACTCATCTTGACAAAGATATTTATAATCTATACATCTTTGCTTCAGCACAATTGGAAAGAGAAAAAGGTGATGAGCAATCGATGATTGATTATTTAGAATTGATTCCTATGGCGTATGAAGGAGAGTATGCTAGTCTAATTTCAGATTATAAATTATCGATTCAACCTAAAGATAAATGGCTTGCAGCTGAAAGATACATAAGTGAAATTCGCGAAAAACCTATAGAAGAAAAAGAAAGAATTATGGTTTATTTACCCGCCATTGGCATGACTGCAGCTGAAATGAGAATCTCAAGTTGGGGAACCCCAAAGAAAATCAACAAAACCACGTATGAGTTTGGTATACATGAACAATGGGTGTACTCTGATTATCGTTATGTTTATCTTGAGGACGGAATAGTAACAGCAATTCAAGAGTAATTAAAATTACTTGAAAATTTTTTTTAATGTCGAAAAACATGTGAATAAGAGCATGGCTTCATTAAAAGTCGCTAAACTGTAGCGGCTTTTTCTCGTTGTATCCTATTCGAGTAGTGATGATATAGGTAAATAAAGTTCAAGTGTTTTCTGCTATCTAATCATGTGTAATTAATCTACTTTCATGTGCAGCAACACTTGCTTTATCCAACGTAATCTATATAATTAAAATAGTTTTAAAAAGTATTGTCTAATGTCAACATACACGATGTGTACCAAGGGAGCGGTGATCATGACTACGAAGACGGAAAAACAAAAAATGTTGGATGGCGAGCTGTACATGGCTTCGGATCTCGAATTGTCTGAGGACAGGGAGTATGCAAGAAGAATGACACGGACGTTCAATCAAACGACGGAAACAGACGGGGAGCTTCGCACCAAGTTATTGAAGGAATTGTTGGGATCTACAGGTGAACACCTGAGTATGGAACCTAATATTCATGTGGATTATGGATATAACATTCATGTAGGCAATCATTTTTATGCCAATTTTAACTGTACGATATTAGATGTGTGTGAAGTTCGTATTGGAGACCACTGCTTAATGGGGCCGGATGTACATATCTATACGGCTACTCATCCACTCCATCCGCATGA from Paenibacillus sp. FSL R5-0341 harbors:
- a CDS encoding carbohydrate ABC transporter permease — encoded protein: MHHASRAYRWFLGFNYVILTILALLCLFPIVNILAISFSSSDAVKAGSVTFWPVDFTLSSYQYILENQQFLNSFGTSLLRVVLGVTTNLIFTILVAYPLSKEAAKFRSRTFYAWLFVFTMLFSGGLIPGYLVVKEAGLLDSIWALILPGAVPIFNVLLMLNFFRGLPKELEEASWMDGAGHFRTLWSIYLPISLPSIATITLFAMVGHWNAWFDGMIYMKSPEGYPLATYLQSMLQQVTMIQSEMMTLEDATLLSQVSDRTTQASQIFLSVIPILLVYPFLQRYFVHGLVVGSVKG
- a CDS encoding alpha-L-arabinofuranosidase C-terminal domain-containing protein, whose translation is MTTYQNQLIAQYTFEDAVQIGKDSSGNGHDSLAKGELPPVISELKGRSAVTFNGGSNGTSYLQLPSDLLRDVSDNTGITIATWVFLGKGSNVWERIFDFGKGEKGPYVFLTRQLLSTLYAGDNLVVHPSRGVASGEWLHIALSVAGSQGGTLSSAGPIVYVNGEKAADGSISQTSSGNYAKLREWFDSFTDPENYSQNYIGRSQYAADVDFAGSLSDFRIYGAALTMDEVIEVMCESLTDEAIVKLAADKYLSFPNRIITKDVSLPADLLGGKVSVEWSSSKPEVLSENGEVQAITSAQEVTLRALLNRGDRKLSQSFDVSVVPAHLPPYTVTIHGDQKVADISEVMYGLFYEDINNAADGGIYAELVQNRSFESFAFDTYSHDSGECGCSTGRNREPLFAWSGDTEKMLVQHTDGLNVHFNVEDPEVNAYYVTVQDGATIRNRGFSDSNQHCAMSIKQGESYDFTVWAKAESAGMITVQLQNGSDTSISDSVTLHVEGGNTWKKYALLLTGTETVLGQLALTFEGEISIDMVSLVPQNVWGADPAEEGISATAHANYTGNPNYRLRKDLIQALADLHPKFLRFPGGCISEGSFIWDNVYDWKDSVGPVELRKENYNVWGYMMTMGLGYMEYFQLAEDLNAAPVPVMACGVLCQARSDYAHPAGGALREYYIRNFTDLIDFALSTDFEHNEWAAVRSQMGHPEPFDLRYLGVGNENWGTEFFANFEVFKRSIDDYMKRNYPDHELHIISTVGAQADDDAYQEGWKFLSGNLTGSAQVAFADGTEVIEETVTWYENQDNYMDTIADEHYYRSNEYLLNNADRYNYYDRAYHEDGSIDWKETSKVFVGEYASTDKNTLAGAVAEAAIMTGFENNADVVRLAAYAPLFNKVLTDGTYRWTPDCIWFDDETVWYTPNYYVQQLFAKHVGDQVLETSFSTYSKGKSLNLIPRGGIEIATGHADIVVKRVTVTSNVDGSMMFDEDFRERTEPSEAWRQIPGSEGYTLIAGNGIILKAQSSGLNGLYLLNDEWSNYKVSVEAERISGEDGFYIGVGLMDITPENKDVIEYAISYGGNATGVKVYKQGIEGYILGDYSSSSAAGNLRAANYEPLENGTDYTITVNYGGDTGKNLICSYTDGRNTSKILDYKLEAYNREVFHSVTKDAGHVYVKLVNADGVDKSTRICLQDLKVDASARLITLTGEDHLVHMPNVNQKNDEKVIPQEQEITLSDTSVVVNLAAHSVNVLVLDILI
- a CDS encoding ABC transporter permease subunit, with amino-acid sequence MRSNYKQFIRNVPLHLMILPGLLIIIVFGYIPMAGLSIAFQNFSPIAGFKNMNWVGLDNFRYLFDLPGFSQVVWNTVFISTMKIVSGLVIPVLVALLLNEVRKTGFKRTIQTVIYMPHFFSWVILAGIIVDVLSPSTGIVNMLLKAVGIDPIQFLASNEWFPYILVITDQWKEFGFGTIIYLAALTNIDKSLYEASVMDGAGRWKQTWHITLPGIRPIVILMVTLSLGNVLNGGFDQVFNLYNPLVYESGDILDTMIYRIGLQDAQYSVSTALGLIKSVVSFIFIGLGYFLAYRFANYRIF